From a single Chlorocebus sabaeus isolate Y175 chromosome X, mChlSab1.0.hap1, whole genome shotgun sequence genomic region:
- the HCFC1 gene encoding host cell factor 1 isoform X4 has protein sequence MASAVSPANSPAVLLQPRWKRVVGWSGPVPRPRHGHRAVAIKELIVVFGGGNEGIVDELHVYNTATNQWFIPAVRGDIPPGCAAYGFVCDGTRLLVFGGMVEYGKYSNDLYELQASRWEWKRLKAKTPKNGPPPCPRLGHSFSLVGNKCYLFGGLANDSEDPKNNIPRYLNDLYILELRPGSGVVAWDIPITYGVLPPPRESHTAVVYTEKDNKKSKLVIYGGMSGCRLGDLWTLDIDTLTWNKPSLSGVAPLPRSLHSATTIGNKMYVFGGWVPLVMDDVKVATHEKEWKCTNTLACLNLDTMAWETILMDTLEDNIPRARAGHCAVAINTRLYIWSGRDGYRKAWNNQVCCKDLWYLETEKPPPPARVQLVRANTNSLEVSWGAVATADSYLLQLQKYDIPATAATATSPTPNPVPSVPANPPKSPAPAAAAPAVQPLTQVGITLLPQAAPAPPTTTTIQVLPTVPGSSISVPTAARTQGVPAVLKVTGPQATTGTPLVTMRPTSQAGKAPVTVTSLPAGVRMVVPTQSAQGTVIGSSPQMSGMAALAAAAAATQKIPPSSAPTVLSVPAGTTIVKTMAVTPGTTTLPATVKVASSPVMVSNPATRMLKTAAAQVGTSVSSATNTSTRPIITVHKSGTVTVAQQAQVVTTVVGGVTKTITLVKSPISVPGGSALISNLGKVMSVVQTKPVQTSAVTGQASTGPVTQIIQTKGPLPAGTILKLVTSADGKPTTIITTTQASGAGTKPTILGISSVSPSTTKPGTTTIIKTIPMSAIITQAGATGVTSSPGIKSPITIITTKVMTSGTGAPAKIITAVPKIATGHGQQGVTQVVLKGAPGQPGTILRTVPMGGVRLVTPVTVSAVKPAVTTLVVKGTTGVTTLGTVTGTVSTSLAGAGGHSTSASLATPITTLGTIATLSSQVINPTAITVSAAQTTLTAAGGLTTPTITMQPVSQPTQVTLITAPSGVEAQPVHDLPVSILASPTTEQPTATVTIADSGQGDVQPGTVTLVCSNPPCETHETGTTNTATTTVVANLGGHPQPTQVQFVCDRQEAAASLVTSTVGQQNGSVVRVCSNPPCETHETGTTNTATTATSNMAGQHGCSNPPCETHETGTTNTATTAMSSVGANHQRDARRACAAGTPAVIRISVASGALEAAQGSKPQCQTRQTSTTSTTMTVMATGAPCSAGPLLGPSMAREPGGRGPAFVQLAPLSSKVRLSSPGSKDLPAGRHSHVANTTAMARSSMGAGEPRTAPACESLQGGSPSTTVTVTALEALLCPSATVTQVCSNPPCETHETGTTNTATTSNAGSAQRVCSNPPCETHETGTTHTATTATSNGGTGQPEGGQQPPAGHPCETHQTTSTGTTMSVSMGALLPDATSSHRTLESGLEVAAAPSVTPQAGTALLAPFPTQRVCSNPPCETHETGTTHTATTVTSNMSSNQDPPPAASDQGEVESTQGDSVNITSSSAITTTVSSTLTRAVTTVTQSTPVPGPSVPPPEELQVSPGPRQQLPPRQLLQSASTALMGESTEVLSASQTPELPAAVDLSSTGEPSSGQESASSAVVATVVVQPPPPAQSEVDQLSLPQELMAEAQAGTTTLMVTGLTPEELAVTAAAEAAAQAAATEEAQALAIQAVLQAAQQAVMGTGEPMDTSEAAATVTQAELGHLSAEGQEGQATTIPIVLTQQELAALVQQQQLQEAQAQQQHHHLPTEALAPADSLNDPAIESNCLNELAGTVPSTVALLPSTATESLAPSNTFVAPQPVVVASPAKLQAAATLTEVANGIESLGVKPDLPPPPSKAPMKKENQWFDVGVIKGTNVMVTHYFLPPDDAVPSDDDSGTVPDYNQLKKQELQPGTAYKFRVAGINACGRGPFSEISAFKTCLPGFPGAPCAIKISKSPDGAHLTWEPPSVTSGKIIEYSVYLAIQSSQAGGELKSSTPAQLAFMRVYCGPSPSCLVQSSSLSNAHIDYTTKPAIIFRIAARNEKGYGPATQVRWLQETSKDSSGTKPANKRPMSSPEMKSAPKKSKADGQ, from the exons ATGGCTTCGGCCGTGTCGCCCGCCAACTCGCCAGCGGTGCTCCTGCAGCCCCGCTGGAAGCGAGTGGTGGGCTGGTCGGGTCCGGTGCCGCGGCCCCGCCACGGCCACCGCGCCGTGGCCATCAAGGAGCTCATCGTGGTGTTTGGCGGCGGCAACGAGGGAATAGTGGACGAACTGCACGTGTACAACACGG CAACCAACCAGTGGTTCATCCCAGCCGTGAGGGGGGATATTCCCCCTGGGTGTGCAGCCTATGGCTTCGTGTGTGACGGGACTCGCCTCCTGGTGTTTGGCGGGATGGTGGAGTATGGAAAATACAGCAATGACCTCTACGAGCTGCAG GCGAGCCGGTGGGAGTGGAAGAGACTCAAAGCAAAGACGCCCAAAAACGGGCCCCCTCCATGTCCTCGGCTCGGGCACAGCTTCTCCCTTGTGGGCAACAAATGCTACCTGTTTGGGGGTCTGGCCAATGATAGCGAGGACCCAAAGAACAACATTCCGAG GTACCTGAATGACTTATATATCCTGGAATTACGGCCAGGCTCCGGAGTGGTAGCCTGGGATATCCCCATCACTTATGGGGTCCTACCACCACCCCGGGAGTCACATACTGCCGTGGTCTACACCGAGAAAGACAACAAGAAGTCCAAGCTGGTGATCTACGGCGGGATGAGTGGCTGCAGGCTGGGGGACCTGTGGACCCTAGATATTG ACACATTGACGTGGAATAAGCCCAGTCTCAGCGGGGTGGCGCCTCTTCCTCGCAGTCTCCACTCGGCAACCACCATCGGAAATAA AATGTACGTGTTTGGTGGCTGGGTGCCTCTCGTCATGGATGACGTCAAAGTGGCCACACACGAGAAGGAGTGGAAGTGTACCAACACGCTGGCTTGTCTCAACCTGG ATACCATGGCCTGGGAGACCATCCTGATGGATACACTGGAGGACAACATCCCCCGCGCTCGGGCTGGCCACTGCGCAGTCGCCATCAACACTCGCTTGTACATTTGGAGTGGGCGTGACGGCTACCGAAAGGCCTGGAACAACCAGGTCTGCTGCAAGGACCTCTGGTACCTAGAGACAG AaaagccaccacccccagcccgaGTACAGCTGGTACGCGCCAACACCAACTCCCTGGAGGTGAGCTGGGGGGCAGTGGCAACAGCCGACAGCTACCTTCTCCAGCTCCAGAAATATGACATTCCTGCCACGGCCGCTACTGCCACCTCCCCTACACCCAATCCGGTCCCATCTGTGCCTGCCAACCCTCCCAAGAGCCCTGCCCCAGCAGCAGCCGCACCTGCTGTGCAGCCGCTGACCCAAGTAGGCATCACGCTCCTGCCCCAGGCTGCCCCCGCGCCCccgaccaccaccaccatccaggTCTTGCCGACGGTGCCTGGCAGCTCCATTTCTGTGCCCACTGCAGCCAGGACTCAAG GTGTCCCTGCTGTTCTCAAAGTGACCGGTCCTCAGGCTACAACAGGAACTCCATTGGTCACCATGCGACCTACCAGCCAGGCCGGGAAAGCCCCTGTCACCGTGACCTCCCTGCCCGCTGGAGTGCGGATGGTTGTGCCAACGCAGAGTGCCCAGGGGACG GTGATTGGCAGTAGCCCACAGATGAGTGGGATGGCCGCACTGGCCGCTGCGGCTGCTGCCACCCAGAAGATCCCCCCTTCCTCGGCACCCACGGTGCTGAGTGTCCCAGCGGGCACCACCATCGTGAAGACCATGGCTGTGACACCTGGCACTACCACCCTCCCAGCCACTGTGAAGGTGGCCTCCTCCCCAGTCATG GTGAGCAACCCTGCCACTCGCATGCTGAAGACTGCAGCTGCCCAGGTGGGGACATCGGTTTCCTCCGCCACCAACACATCTACCCGCCCTATCATCACAGTGCACAAGTCAGGCACTGTGACAGTGGCCCAGCAAGCCCAGGTGGTGACCACAGTCGTGGGCGGGGTCACCAAGACCATCACCCTGGTGAAGAGCCCCATCTCTGTCCCAGGAGGCAGCGCTCTG ATTTCCAATCTGGGCAAAGTGATGTCGGTGGTCCAGACCAAACCAGTTCAGACTTCAGCAGTCACAGGCCAGGCATCCACGGGTCCTGTGACTCAGATCATCCAG ACCAAAGGGCCTCTGCCAGCGGGAACAATCCTGAAGCTGGTGACCTCAGCAGATGGCAagcccaccaccatcatcactaccacgcAGGCCAGCGGGGCGGGGACCAAGCCCACCATCCTGGGCATCAGTAGCGTCTCTCCCAGTACCACCAAGCCCGGCACGACCACCATCATCAAAACCATCCCCATGTCGGCCATCATCACCCAGGCGGGCGCCACAG GTGTGACCAGCAGTCCTGGCATCAAGtcccccatcaccatcatcaccaccaaggTGATGACTTCAGGAACTGGAGCACCTGCCAAAATCATCACTGCTGTCCCCAAAATTGCCACTGGTCATGGGCAGCAGGGAGTGACGCAG GTGGTGCTTAAGGGGGCCCCGGGACAGCCAGGCACCATTCTCCGCACTGTGCCCATGGGGGGTGTTCGCCTAGTCACACCCGTCACCGTCTCCGCTGTCAAGCCAGCTGTCACCACGTTGGTTGTGAAAGGCACCACAG GTGTCACGACCCTAGGCACAGTGACAGGCACGGTCTCCACCAGCCTTGCCGGGGCGGGAGGCCACAGCACCAGTGCTTCCCTGGCCACGCCCATCACCACCTTGGGCACCATCGCCACCCTCTCAAGCCAGGTGATCAACCCCACTGCCATCACTGTGTCTGCCGCACAGACCACGCTGACAGCGGCAGGCGGGCTCACGACCCCAACCATCACCATGCAG CCCGTGTCCCAGCCCACCCAGGTAACTCTGATCACGGCACCCAGTGGGGTGGAGGCTCAGCCTGTGCACGACCTCCCTGTGTCCATTCTGGCCTCCCCGACTACAGAACAGCCCACTGCCACAGTCACCATCGCCGACTCAGGCCAGGGTGATGTGCAGCCTGGCACTGTCACCTTGGTGTGCTCCAACCCACCCTGTGAGACCCATGAGACTGGCACCACCAACACAGCCACCACCACTGTTGTGGCTAACCTTGGGGGACACCCCCAGCCCACCCAAGTGCAGTTCGTCTGTGACAGACAGGAGGCAGCTGCTTCTCTCGTGACCTCGACTGTGGGGCAGCAGAATGGTAGTGTGGTTCGAGTCTGCTCAAACCCACCCTGCGAGACCCATGAGACGGGCACCACCAACACCGCCACCACCGCCACCTCCAACATGGCCGGGCAGCATGGCTGCTCAAACCCACCCTGCGAGACCCATGAGACGGGCACCACCAACACTGCCACTACAGCCATGTCAAGTGTCGGCGCCAACCACCAGCGAGATGCCCGTCGGGCCTGTGCAGCCGGCACACCTGCCGTGATCCGGATCAGTGTGGCCAGTGGGGCGCTGGAGGCAGCTCAGGGCTCTAAGCCCCAGTGCCAAACCCGCCAGACCAGCACGACCAGCACCACCATGACTGTGATGGCCACCGGGGCCCCGTGCTCGGCCGGCCCACTCCTTGGGCCAAGCATGGCACGGGAACCTGGGGGCCGTGGCCCTGCTTTTGTGCAGTTGGCCCCTCTGAGTAGCAAAGTAAGGCTGAGCAGTCCAGGCAGCAAGGACCTGCCCGCGGGGCGCCACAGCCATGTGGCCAACACCACTGCCATGGCCCGTTCCAGCATGGGTGCTGGGGAGCCCCGCACGGCACCTGCGTGCGAGAGCCTCCAGGGTGGCTCGCCTAGCACCACAGTGACTGTGACGGCCCTGGAGGCACTGCTGTGCCCCTCGGCCACCGTGACCCAAGTCTGCTCCAACCCACCATGTGAGACCCACGAGACAGGCACCACCAACACCGCCACTACCTCGAATGCAGGCAGCGCCCAGAGGGTGTGCTCCAACCCACCATGCGAAACCCACGAGACGGGCACCACCCACACGGCCACCACCGCCACTTCAAACGGGGGCACAGGCCAGCCCGAGGGTGGGCAACAGCCCCCTGCTGGTCACCCCTGTGAGACACACCAGACCACTTCCACCGGCACCACCATGTCAGTCAGCATGGGCGCCCTGCTTCCCGACGCCACTTCTTCCCACAGGACCCTGGAGTCTGGTCTAGAGGTGGCGGCGGCGCCCAGCGTCACCCCCCAGGCTGGCACCGCGCTGCTGGCTCCTTTCCCAACGCAGAGGGTGTGCTCCAACCCCCCCTGTGAGACCCACGAGACGGGCACCACTCACACGGCCACCACTGTCACTTCCAACATGAGCTCAAACCAAG ACCCCCCACCCGCTGCCAGCGATCAGGGAGAGGTGGAGAGCACCCAGGGCGACAGCGTGAACATCACCAGCTCCAGTGCCATCACAACAACTGTGTCCTCCACACTGACGCGGGCTGTGACCACTGTGACGCAGTCCACACCGGTCCCGGGCCCCTCCGTGCCG CCCCCAGAGGAACTCCAGGTGTCACCAGGGCCTCGCCAGCAGCTGCCGCCACGGCAGCTTCTACAGTCGGCTTCCACAGCCCTGATGGGGGAGTCCACCGAGGTCCTGTCAGCCTCCCAGACCCCTGAGCTCCCAGCCGCCGTGGATCTGAGCAGCACAGGGGAGCCATCTTCGGGCCAAGAGTCTGCCAGCTCTGCGGTGGTGGCCACTGTGGTGGTCCAGCCACCCCCACCCGCGCAGTCTGAAGTAGACCAGTTATCACTTCCCCAAGAGTTAATGGCCGAGGCCCAAGCTGGCACCACCACCCTCATGGTAACGGGGCTCACCCCTGAGGAGCTGGCAGTGACTGCCGCTGCAGAAGCAGCCGCCCAGGCCGCAGCCACGGAGGAAGCCCAGGCCCTGGCCATCCAGGCGGTGCTCCAGGCCGCACAGCAGGCCGTCATGG GCACTGGCGAGCCTATGGACACCTCCGAGGCAGCAGCAACCGTGACGCAGGCAGAGCTGGGGCACCTGTCAGCCGAGGGTCAGGAGGGCCAGGCCACCACCATCCCTATTGTGCTGACACAGCAGGAGCTGGCTGCCCtggtgcagcagcagcagctgcaggaggcccaggcccagcagcagcatcaccaccTCCCCACTGAGGCCCTGGCCCCTGCCGACAGTCTCAACGACCCGGCCATTGAGAGCAACTGCCTCAATGAGCTGGCCGGCACAGTCCCCAGCACTGTGGCGCTGCTGCCCTCAACGGCCACTGAGA GCCTGGCCCCATCCAACACATTTGTGGCCCCCCAGCCGGTTGTGGTGGCCAGCCCAGCCAAGCTGCAGGCTGCAGCTACCCTGACTGAAGTGGCCAATGGCATCGAGTCCCTGGGTGTG AAGCCGGACCTGCCACCCCCACCCAGCAAAGCCCCCATGAAGAAGGAGAACCAGTGGTTTGATGTAGGGGTCATTAAAGGCACCAATGTAATGGTGACACACTATTTCCTGCCACCAGATGATGCTGTCCCATCAGAC GATGATTCGGGCACCGTCCCCGACTATAACCAGCTGAAGAAGCAGGAGCTGCAGCCAGGCACAGCCTATAAGTTTCGTGTTGCCGGAATCAATGCCTGTGGCCGGGGGCCCTTCAGCGAAATCTCAGCCTTTAAGACATGTCTGCCTGGTTTCCCAGGGGCCCCTTGTGCCATTAAAATCAGCAAA AGTCCGGACGGTGCTCACCTCACCTGGGAGCCACCCTCTGTGACCTCCGGCAAGATCATCGAGTACTCGGTGTACCTGGCCATCCAGAGCTCACAGGCTGGGGGCGAGCTCAAGAGCTCCACCCCGGCCCAGCTGGCCTTCATGCGGGTGTACTGCgggcccagcccctcctgcctGGTGCAGTCCTCCAGCCTCTCCAACGCCCACATCGACTATACCACCAAGCCCGCCATCATCTTCCGCATCGCCGCCCGCAATGAGAAGGGCTATGGCCCAGCCACACAAGTGAGGTGGCTGCAGG aAACCAGTAAAGACAGCTCTGGCACCAAGCCGGCCAACAAGCGGCCCATGTCCTCTCCAGAAAT GAAATCTGCTCCAAAGAAATCTAAGGCCGATGGTCAGTGA